The Bernardetia litoralis DSM 6794 genome includes a window with the following:
- a CDS encoding DUF4249 domain-containing protein produces MKNISFIYKAFILLFLLVSFSSCEEIIDLPLKGADSPALIVEAEIVDKEGSSFVRLGETLDYYEPIEEPKASGAIISVTDQNGVKMDFLESDEAGLYLPQDSDYKGVIGNTYTLAIEYKGNSFTSESTIFPVTGIDSLQIRFVPESRFQDEGYYLYFYGKEPQDTKDYYFWRNYKNDTLNYEDVGDLVFATDQGIGENIDGLQFPFVYDAGDTVRLEMYSISEEAYNFYDDLTAVVFNDGGLFSPPPVNPRTNIEGTTTNVLGVFMTSSVVSATIYVPEE; encoded by the coding sequence ATGAAAAATATATCATTCATTTATAAAGCATTTATTTTGCTTTTTCTTTTAGTTAGTTTTTCTTCGTGTGAAGAAATTATTGATTTGCCTCTCAAGGGTGCAGATTCGCCAGCTTTAATTGTAGAAGCCGAAATTGTTGATAAAGAGGGTTCTTCTTTTGTTCGATTGGGTGAAACTTTGGATTATTATGAGCCAATAGAAGAACCAAAAGCATCAGGCGCAATCATTTCAGTAACTGACCAAAATGGTGTTAAAATGGATTTTTTGGAAAGCGATGAAGCTGGGCTTTATCTACCTCAAGATTCTGATTATAAAGGAGTTATTGGAAATACTTATACTTTAGCTATCGAATATAAAGGAAATTCATTTACATCAGAAAGTACAATTTTTCCTGTTACGGGAATAGATTCTTTACAAATTCGTTTTGTTCCCGAATCTCGTTTTCAAGATGAAGGGTATTATCTTTACTTTTATGGCAAAGAACCACAAGATACAAAAGACTATTATTTTTGGAGAAATTATAAAAATGATACTTTAAATTATGAAGATGTAGGCGACCTTGTTTTTGCTACTGACCAAGGAATTGGAGAAAATATTGATGGTTTGCAGTTTCCTTTTGTTTATGATGCTGGTGATACAGTTCGTTTGGAAATGTACTCTATCAGTGAAGAAGCCTATAATTTTTATGATGATTTGACAGCTGTGGTTTTTAATGATGGTGGTTTGTTTAGTCCTCCTCCTGTCAATCCAAGAACAAATATAGAAGGCACAACAACAAATGTATTAGGTGTTTTTATGACTTCTTCGGTAGTTTCGGCAACAATTTATGTTCCTGAAGAATAA